The Pseudomonas alkylphenolica genomic sequence GAGAGTGTCGATCACAGAAGTCATGGGCAGATTCAATACAGGAAAGCCGCCTATTCTACCCTGACCACGCCCACTCGGTAGCGCAACCGGTACGCCACCCGAAACCACCGGGAGCATCTACACTGCCTATCCCACCCTCATCTGCTGGACAACCACCATGAGCGAAAAACCTAGCATTGTCCTGGTCCACGGCTTCTGGGGCGGCGCCGCCCACTGGAGCAAAGTCATTCTTGAATTGTCACGCCTGGGTTACCGCGACCTGCACGCCGTGGAAATGCCCCTGACCTCGCTGGCCGATGACGCCGAACGCACACGCAAAATGGTCGCGTCCATTCCTGGCAAGGTGCTGCTGGTCGGTCATTCCTATGGCGGCGCGGTGATCACCCAGATGGGTAATCTGCCCAATGTCACCGGCCTGGTGTACATCGCCGCCTTCGCCCCTGACGACGGCGAAAGCCCTGGCAGCATTACCGGACAAAACCCGCCTGAGGCAGCCGCCAACCTGCAGCCGGATGCGGACGGTTACCTGTGGATCAAACCCGACAAACTCCACGAAAGCTTCTGCCAGGACCTGAACAAGGACGAAGGGCTGGTCATGAGCGTGACCCAGAAAGCCCCGCTGGCCAGCACCTTCGGTGACACCATCAACAACCCGGCGTGGAAGCACAAACCTACCTGGTATCAGCTCTCCACCCACGATCGGATGATCGCCCCGGCCAATCAGGAAATGATGTCCAAACGCATGAACCCGAAAGAAGTGTTGCGCCTGGACGCCAGCCACGCCTCATTGGCCTCGCGGGCTGCCGAAGTGGCAGCGCTGATCGACCGCGCCGCGCTCAGTCCGGCTTGACCGTCGCAACCTTGACCGCCGGTTTGAACCACCAGCCTTGCTGCATACCGGCGGCGGCCAGCAGGATCGTCGCCACCCCCAGCCACTGCAGCGGCGCCAGGCGGTGGTCGAAGGCGAACCAGTCAACCAAGATCGCCGCGATCGGGTAGATGAACGACAAGGCCCCGGTCAACGCGGTCGGCAGTTTCTGGATGGCACCGTACAGCAGCACATACATCACCCCCGTGTGAACGATCCCCAGCGTGACCAGCGAAGCCAGCGCACCGGCCTCGCTGGGCAGGCCCGAGGTATTGGCCCAGGGCGCCAGCAACAGGATGCCGGTGCACACCTGGATCAACGCAATCAGGTGCGGTGGCGTACCACTCAGACGCTTGATGATCAACGCCGCCAGCGCATACAGGAACGCCGCGCCCAGAGCCAGGCCGATCCCCAACAGATAGTCATTACCGCTGCCGCCCTGGCTGCCGTGGGCGCTGACAATCGCCAGCATCCCGGCAAACGACAGCGCCAGCCAGAACAGCTTCTGCACGGTGATCTTCTCACCGAGAAACACTGCCGCCAGCCCCACCAGCATGAACGGCTGGACGTTGTACACCGCGGTACCGATGGCAATCGAAGCCCGCGAGTAGGAGGCGAACAACAACACCCAGTTGCCGACGATCGCCACACCACTGAGCACTGCAAGGGCGAAGGTGGCCAAGGTCAGAATGCCGGGCTTGAGAAAGCCCATGGCCAGGCAGATCAACAGCAAGGTGCCAGCGCCAAACACGCAGCGCCAGAACACCACATCCAGCACCGGTTGCCCGGACACCAGCACAAACCAGCCAATAGTCCCCGAGATCAGCATCGCGGCGACCATTTCCAGCGAACCACGGCGTATTGAACTGTCCATCACTCACCTCCTGAACGATGGCTAAATTATGCGAGCCTGGCGCTGCCTGCTCCAGTGGATTAAACAGGCTAAACTGCAAAGACACCTTTACTATCAAGGCAGATTTCGCAATCTGCCTAACGAGACTGAGATGACCGACGATATCGACCAGTTGTTGATAAAGGCGCTGATGGAAGACTCGCGCCGCTCGCTCAAGGCCCTGGCGCAGCTCAGCGGTTTGTCTGCACCCAGCGTCAGCGAACGCCTGCGCCGCCTTGAGGAACGCGGTGTACTCAAAGGCTACACGGTCGAAATCGACCCGCGCTGCTTTGGTTATCAGTTGCAGGCAATCGTGCGGGTGCGACCGTTGCCGGGGCAGTTGCAGGAAGTGGAGCGGCAGATCATGGCCATTCCCGAGTTCACTGAGTGCGACAAGGTCACCGGTGATGACTGTTTTATCGCCCGCTTGCATGTGCGCTCGATGGAGCAGTTGGACACGGTGCTGGACAAGCTCAACAGCCATGCCGAGACCAACACCGCAATCGTGAAAAAAACACCGGTCAAGCGGCGCTTGCCGCCGATGGGGTAACACCTCCGGTGGGAGCGGGCTTGCCCCGCGATTGCAGTATTTCAGTCAAATCGCATCGCGGGGCAAGCCCGCTCCCACCCTTTGATCAGCTTGGGCAACTATGCTCGCCGTTGTTCAGGCCTTGCTTGTAGTTGCGGCTAAGCAGACTGGCCTTGCCGTCGTGCCAGGTCAGGGTCAGGACGTACAGCGAGTCAAAATCGTCGCCATCCCAGTCCTCTGTAATCACCCGCTTCTCACCCAGGGCCTTGCCGGCCACGGTATTGATCAGTTCGGGCAGGTAACCGTGGGACCAGGCGGTGTAGACGGTGGCATTGCGGTATTTGTCCTGCAGCAACTCGTCGGCCAGTGCGCCGGTGTCGTTGGCGCCAAAGTCGATGTTCACCGGCAGGCCAAGCTTGATGGCGCTCGGGCTGATGGTCATCAATGGGCGGATGTAGCTGTAAGCGTCATCCTTGCTGCCTTCTTCAACGTGGCGAGACGGATTGGCGGCGAACACATAGTCGGCCTTGCCGAACTTCTCCGGGAGCAAGGTGGCCAGGTCCAGGGCGCGATTCAGGCCTTGGCAGTTAAGCTGGCCCAGACCTTCCCCCGGTTTTTCCGCATGGCGCAGGAACACCAGAGTCTGGACGCCGTCCACTGGCTCGGCGCGGCTTTCGACGGCTTCCACGGCCAGCAGCGTGACACCACCGAGCAGGGCCATAGAACACAAGGCATGGCGGTGGCGTTTGAACAGGGTCGACAACTTCATGGTGCGGGCTCTTTACGGCAAAAAGGGATAACGCTGGCCCGCGTATGACACGCCGCGGCCGAGGCCGCGGGTGATCCCTGTCTGTTGTTCCATCCGTGGAGCGGGCTAACTGAGAGTGCGAGAATCCCGTTTGGTTCGATCCCTGACTGCTCAACCCTGAGCACGAGTGACTTTAGTGCCGTGATGTTGCCGGATTAAGACAGGCGCCTGTCACTCGTCGCGGGTCAGGACTTCCAGCAACTCGATCTCGAACGTCAGGTTCGAATGTGGCGTGATCGCACCCATGCTGCGCTCGCCATAAGCCAGGTGAGACGGCACCACCAGCTTGCGCTTGCCGCCGACCTTCATGCCCATCAGGCCCTGATCCCAGCCCTTGATGACCCGGCCAGTGCCGATCACACACTGGAACGGTTTGCCGCGATCGTAGGACGAGTCGAATTTCGTGCCGTCTTCCAGCCAGCCGGTGTACTGGGTGGTAATCAGCGCACCCTTGACCGCTTCCTTGCCTTCGCCCAGCTGGATATCGATGATTTGCAGTTCGCTGCTCATGCGTGACCTCGTGGTATGCCTTTAATCGCAGCCTTTTCTCAGGATTGAATGAGTTTTGCAAGGAGCAGCAGTCTGTGGGAGCGGGCTTGACCCGCGATTGCGGTGTATCAGTCAAGTCGCCTCGCGGGGCAAGCCCGCTCCCACCGCAGGCCCGTGCTGACGCATCGACCAGCAAACGCCGCCGATCACCAGGAGGATTGCCGCAGCCTCCAGCAGGCTCGGCCCGCTTTGCCGCCAGATGAAGGCATAGAGCAAGGCAAACAGGGTTTCAAAGACGATCAGTTGGCCGCTCAAGGTCAACGGCATGCGCTTGGACGCGGCATTCCACAGCAGCGCCGCCAGCCACGAGCCAAAAACCGCGCAGCCCAGGCTGTAAAGCCAGAACAGCCACCAGCGCTCGGCCGACGCCTGCACCTGAAGCTGTGACGGCTGCCACAGTGCGATAACCGCCACCAGCACCAGGCTGAACACCCCGGTCATCACGCCGCACAACACCGACCATTGATGACTGTCGAAATGTCCGCACTGTTTGAGATATCGGCTGTTGTTAACCGCGTACCAGGTCCAGCAGGCCAAGGCTGCCAGAGCGTAGAGCACACCCGCGACTTTGTCGCCCGCCGCGCCCGGTTCAACGGCAAAGGTCTGCAGGTTGATGCACAGCATACCGGCAAGAATCAGCAGCAGCGGCGCGAACAACTGTTTGAGCGCTACCCCGCCGCTGTCATGGCGACCATACAGGGTAATGGTCAGTGGCAACACACCGACAATCAGCGAAGCGGGCGCTACGCCAAGGCGCTGGATAGCCGCCACCAGGCAGATGAAATACAGCAGGTTGCCGACCAGGGCCAAGCGCCCCAGCATCCACAGATCGGCCAGGGTCAGTTTTCCGAGGGCCTTGCGCATCGGCAGCGCGAGTACCAGCGTCACCCCCCCGAACAGCACAAAGCGCGCACAACTGAGCAACACCGGACTGAACTCTGGCAACAACTGCGGCACCATCAGCACCAGCCCCCACATCGCCCCGGCTACCCCGGCGTAGGCCACACCCTGTTTCACTTGCCCGCTCCTGTTCAAAGAAGTGCGCAGGCTACCGTTTGGCCGTCGTCCGGACAAAAGATCATTAGGCATGCAGGCATTCCTGTATGGAATGGCTTTCAGCCTGTAAGTATCGACTTTATGATGCAGCCATTCCTCAGAACGGATTGCCAGCATGAGTCGTTTCAGCCGCCACCTGCCCCCGCTGGACACCCTGATCGCTTTTGAAGCAGTGGTGCGCACCGGCAGTTTCACCCGCGCCGCCAGCGAGCTTTACCTGACGCAAAGCGCAGTGAGCAAACAGATCAAGCTGCTGGAACAACACCTCGGCGCCGTACTGTTCGAACGCCGGGCCCGCGGCATCGCCCTGACCTCGGCCGGAGAAGGCTTCAACGCAATTGTCGAACCGATGCTGGAGAGCCTGCTGGCCAACGTGCTGCGCCTGAAAGCCGGCCATAGCAGTCGCAATGTCAGCGTCATCTGCACTCATGCCGTTGCTCAGTACTGGCTGTTCCCGCGTCTGCTGCGCTTTAACGAACAGCATCCCGAACTGACCGTGAACATCCACGCCAGTAACGAGATCAGTGAAAGCGATATCGCCCACTACGATTTCGGCATTCTCTATGGCCATGGCCACTGGAGTTCACTCAAGGCCGACAAGCTGTTCGACGAAACCATCTACCCGATCGCCAGCGTCAAGCGCGCCCTGCCGGCGATCGACTCGCTGCAGGCGCTGCAAACCTTGCCGCTGATTCAACTGGATGCCTCGGCCTGGAACTGCCTGGACTGGCAGGACTGGTTCAGCCACCAAGGGCTGCGCTACCGGGCGCCCGCCGATGCGGTGACCTTCAACCAGGTCAATCTGGTGTTCGAAGCGGTGTTGCAAGGCATGGGGGTGGGGCTTGGCTGGGAATTCATGGCCCGCGAGCGCATCGACCAGGGTTCGATCCGCCAGGTATCGGCGTTTGTCGTACACACCGGGCAAGCCGACTATCTGGTGCACGACAAACAGGCCCCCTGCTCGCCAGCGGCGCAGGTGTTTGCAGACTGGTTGCTGGCGCTCAATTGAACAGCGCTTCGACTTCGGCCCGGGTCATGGTTTTCGTATCGTTGGCAAAGCAGTAGTACACTGGCTTCTCGTCGATGTACACCTGCAGGTCGAAGACCCAGTCGGTATCGCCTTCCAGTACCCCCACCGATACCGACTCGAACTTGCCACTCTTCAAGCGGTACAGCAGATGCGTACCGCACTTGCCGCAAAAACAGCGCTGCGCCCACTCGGAAGAGTCATAGAACACTGGCGTCCCGGCAGTAAATGTCACCGGTTCCGAACAGATCACCGAAAACAGCGGTCCACTACCCCATTTGCGGCACATGCTGCAATGGCAGGCGTCGACACTGGCTTTTTCCAGGCTGACACTGAATTTGACGGCACCGCACAGGCAGCTGCCGTGTTTGATCAGGGACATGATCAAGGCTCCTTGCTGGGATGGAGGGACTCAGTCTAGCAGCTGACTGGACGCCCCCTTCGCCGGCTAAGCCGTCACGGGTGTCAGTACCGGTTCACCGGCAAAGAATGCCTGCAGATTTTTCAGCACCAGCTGTACCGTGTCGTGAGCCGCATCCGGCGACTGTCCTGCTACATGCGGGGTCAAGACCACATTGCCCAGGGCCTTGAGGGCCTCCGGCACCGCCGGCTCGTCATCGAACACATCCAGCGCCGCCCCGGCAATGACCCCCGTGCGCAGCGCCTGGACCATGTCTGCAGTACTGACCACACTGGCCCGGGCGATGTTGACCAGAAAGCCCTCCGCGCCCAGCGCTTCAAGCACCGGGGTGTCGATCAATTGACGGGTAGTGGCGCCACCGGGCGTCGCGACAATCAGAAAGTCCGAGGCCTGAGCCAGCGCCAGCGGGCTCTCGCAATAGTGGTAGGGCACATCCTGGCGTGGATTGCGGTTGTGATAGTTGACCTGCATGTCGAAGCCCTGCGCCGCGCGTTTGGCGATAGCCAGGCCGACAGCGCCGAGACCGAGGATACCCAGGCGCTTGCCACTGACCGACGGGCTGATGACCCGGTTCCATTCGCCACGACGGGTCGAGGCATCGGCACGCGGAATGTCACGGACCACCGCCAGCAGCAGCGCCATGGCATGGTCAGCCACCGCATTGGCATTGGCCCCGGCGCCATTGGTGACGGTGATGCCACGCACCGCCGCTGCCGCCAGGTCCACCTGTTCGTAACCGGCGCCGATCACACAGATGATTTTCAAATTCGGCAAGGTCGCGATTTCATCGGCGGTCAGGCCCAATGGGCCACGGGTCAGCACGGCGTCGATTTCATTGGCGTGGTGGGCGATGGCCTCGGCGCGCCGTTGTGGCGTCTGCGCGCGGATCAGGCGATAACCCGCCTGTTCCAGTAACGGCAGGTAATCGTCAACGGTTTCCACCAGTACCAGGACTGTCTTGCTCATGCCACCCTCCGGCTCAATGCGAGGGAGCATTATGCGCAGCTTGGGCTATTGCGCGAAAGCCCGGCCCAGACCGCCTGGCACACCACTGCTGTCGGTTTCCTGCCAGGGGCCGTTGAGGTTGGTCGACCAGCTCCAGCCATTGTTCCAGCGGTAGTAGGTACGCTGGCGGTAGAAGGTGTTGGTCTTGCCTTCGAGCACATACACACCCAGGCGCGGATCCCAGTGGCTGGCACCACCGGGTGGCGGTGCGAAGCTGGCGGAGGTGCGCGGCATGGGTTTGGGCGCCGGAGTGACCACCGCCGGTTTGCTCGGTACCGTGCTCGGGCGCGGCGCCGGTTTGGTGCTCGGCCCCGGCGGCAGGCTTTCGATCGGTGGCACCGTCGGTTCCGAGGGCTGATGAACAGTACACGCGCTCAGGCCTACGGCCAGGGAAAGAAGGGCAAGGCGTGCGATGCTGTTCATAGTGATTCTCTTACTGGTCCGGGCTGTCGATGGTCAGGTGCTGCGCGGCAGTGGTGCTGCTGGCCAGCGGGCTGCTGTGACCGATCCACTCGCCCTGGGTCGGCTTGCCAGCACGCGAGACGCGCGCAACCAGTTGGACTTCGGGAAAGCTCGACAGTTTCATGCTCGGCATCATCGCATCGCTGTCGCTGAGCTCCACTTCAATCGGCAACTGCGCCACGGTCACGCGCTTGGCCGCCAGCGGCATGGGCGGGCCGGAGCTGGCGCGGGCGAAGATGAACACCGTGTCGTCAGGCTTGACCTTGTCTTTGAGCGCTGGCGCCAGCTCGACCCGTACTTTCAGCCGTGCGCCAGTTGCAGCCACTGCCGGTGCAGAGGCGACTTTGCCTTCGCCCGCCTTGAGTTTTTCCTGGGCGCGTTCAATACCGCCCTGCAACGCAGCCCGCGAGGCATCGCCTTCAGGCAATTGCACCAACAGGCGATTCCAGTAATCAATGGCTTGCTGGTAATGCTCGCTCTCGAAGGCTGCGATACCGAGCAGTCCCAAGCTGGTGACCTCGTTAGGGTCGGCCTTGAGCGCCTCGTCGGTCAGCGACTGCAGCTGCGCAGTCCACTGCTTGTCGTTGGCGAAGTACAGCGCCTGGGCCCATTGTCCGAGCAGCTCAGGCTGACGATCGGCCAGGCCGGCGGCACGTTCGAAGACCTTGGCGGCATCGGCTGGCCGCTCCTGGGCCATATAGGCGCGACCGAGGAAGTACAGACCTTCGGCTGAATCAGGTTGCGCTTCGACGGCACGCTCAAGACGCGTGGTCATCTCTTCCATCGACTGCGGCGCCTTGGCGAACTGCTGGGTCAGTTCGACCTGCTCGCTGGCACCGAAATGCAGGTACAGGCCCAGCCCCATCAGCGGCACCAATACGGCGGCCAGCAACGGCAGCGGCTTGCCCAGACGGCCCAGGCGCTGGGGTTCGGCGTTTTCGGTGTCGGCCAACAGCTCGCGGGCGGCCTCATCCCGGCCCTTGGCCAGTTGCGCCTGATCAAGCACACCGGCCGCCTGTTGGGCAGTCAGCTCGGCAACGCGCTCCTGGTACAGGGCGACGTTAAGCGCAGTGCAGTCTTCTTCCAGTTGCGCACGACGGCCGCGCAACACCGGGATCAGCAAAAAGCTCAGGGCCACCAGCAACAGCAGGCCTGCAGCAAGCCAGAAATCAGTCATGGGTCTGTTCTTTGTCCAGCAATTTGGCGAGGCGCTCACGCTCCTCGGGGGAAAGGTCGACAGGGCCACCAGCGCTCTGCGCCCGACGCTTGCGCACGATCAGCGCGAGCAGGCCAAAGCCGCCCACCAGCAACACACCCGGGCCGAACCACAGCAACCAGGTGCGGGCGGTCAGCTCAGGCTTGTAGCGCACGAAATCACCGTAACGATCGACCATGAAGTCGATGATCTGCTGGTTGCTCTTGCCTTCGCCGAGCATACGGAAGATCTCCCGACGCAGGTCGGCGGCGATCGGCGCGTTGGAATCGGCAATGTCCTGATTCTGGCACTTCGGGCAGCGCAGTTCTTTGGTCAGGTCGTGGTAACGCTCGCGTTCGGCGTCATCGGCGAACTGATAGGTATCGATCGCCGCCTGGGTCACCCCGGCCAGGCTCAGGCCGAGCACAGCGGCTGCTAGCCAGCGCTTCATGGTTTGGCCTCATCGACCAGGCCCTGATACAGCGGCGCCAGCTGTTCGCGCCAGACCGTAGCATCAACCACACCGACGTGCTTGTAACGGATGATGCCCTTGGCGTCGACCAGGAAGGTTTCCGGCGCGCCATAGACACCCAGGTTCAGGCCCAGGCTGCCTTGGTCGTCGCTGATATTGAGCTGATAAGGATTGTGGAACTCGGCCAGCCACTTGATCGCGGCCGCATTGTCATCCTTGTAATTGACCCCATGGATGACCACGCCCTGCTCGGCCAGTTTGTTCAGGTACGGGTGCTCGACCTTGCACGACGGGCACCAGGTGGCCCAGACATTGACCAGCGCCGGCTTGCCGATCAGGTCGGCCTGGGTCAAAGGTTTGCCATCCTGCACCGTTTTCAGAGCAAAGGCCGGAAACGGCTTGCCGATCATCGCCGACGGCAACTCGGTGGGGTCGAGGAACAGACCGCGGTAGAGAAACACCGCCACCAGCAGAAACACCGCCAGCGGCAACACCATGATCCAACGCTTCATGCAGTTGCTCCAGACATGCCCAGTACTTCACGCACCCGGGCTTTGACCTTGACTCGATAACGTCCATCCATGGCCGCCAGCAGGCCGCCCAGGCCGGTCAGCAGACCGCCCAGCCAGATCCAGCGCACGAAGGGTTTGACGTGTACACGCACAGCCCAGGCGCCGTTGTCCAGCGGCTCGCCGAGGGCGACGTAGAGGTCGCGGGTGAAACCGGCGTCGATGCCGGCCTCGGTCATCATCGACTGCTGCACGGTGTACAGGCGTTTTTCCGGATGCAGCACGCTGATTTCGCGGCCGTCTTCGACGACCCGCACGGTGCCTTTGTCGGAGGTGAAGTTCGGCCCTTCGAAGTGCTTGGCGCCTTCGAAGATGAACTGGTAACCGGCCAGCTCAACCGACTCGCCCGGCGCCAGGCGCAGGTCGCGCTCGGCACTGTTGTTGCTCGACAGCACCACGCCCAAGGCACAGACCGCCAGCCCCAGGTGGGCGACATGCATGCCCCAGTAGCTGCGATTGAGACCGCGCAGGCCTTTGAACAGCCCCTTGTGGCGGGTCTTGTCGAAAATATCGCGCACGCCAGCGAGGACAATCCACGCAGCCAGCGCGAAAGTGGTCAGCACTTGCCAGTCGAAG encodes the following:
- a CDS encoding DMT family transporter, yielding MDSSIRRGSLEMVAAMLISGTIGWFVLVSGQPVLDVVFWRCVFGAGTLLLICLAMGFLKPGILTLATFALAVLSGVAIVGNWVLLFASYSRASIAIGTAVYNVQPFMLVGLAAVFLGEKITVQKLFWLALSFAGMLAIVSAHGSQGGSGNDYLLGIGLALGAAFLYALAALIIKRLSGTPPHLIALIQVCTGILLLAPWANTSGLPSEAGALASLVTLGIVHTGVMYVLLYGAIQKLPTALTGALSFIYPIAAILVDWFAFDHRLAPLQWLGVATILLAAAGMQQGWWFKPAVKVATVKPD
- a CDS encoding FKBP-type peptidyl-prolyl cis-trans isomerase: MSSELQIIDIQLGEGKEAVKGALITTQYTGWLEDGTKFDSSYDRGKPFQCVIGTGRVIKGWDQGLMGMKVGGKRKLVVPSHLAYGERSMGAITPHSNLTFEIELLEVLTRDE
- a CDS encoding DMT family transporter encodes the protein MKQGVAYAGVAGAMWGLVLMVPQLLPEFSPVLLSCARFVLFGGVTLVLALPMRKALGKLTLADLWMLGRLALVGNLLYFICLVAAIQRLGVAPASLIVGVLPLTITLYGRHDSGGVALKQLFAPLLLILAGMLCINLQTFAVEPGAAGDKVAGVLYALAALACWTWYAVNNSRYLKQCGHFDSHQWSVLCGVMTGVFSLVLVAVIALWQPSQLQVQASAERWWLFWLYSLGCAVFGSWLAALLWNAASKRMPLTLSGQLIVFETLFALLYAFIWRQSGPSLLEAAAILLVIGGVCWSMRQHGPAVGAGLPREAT
- a CDS encoding DsbE family thiol:disulfide interchange protein; protein product: MKRWIMVLPLAVFLLVAVFLYRGLFLDPTELPSAMIGKPFPAFALKTVQDGKPLTQADLIGKPALVNVWATWCPSCKVEHPYLNKLAEQGVVIHGVNYKDDNAAAIKWLAEFHNPYQLNISDDQGSLGLNLGVYGAPETFLVDAKGIIRYKHVGVVDATVWREQLAPLYQGLVDEAKP
- a CDS encoding LysR substrate-binding domain-containing protein; translated protein: MSRFSRHLPPLDTLIAFEAVVRTGSFTRAASELYLTQSAVSKQIKLLEQHLGAVLFERRARGIALTSAGEGFNAIVEPMLESLLANVLRLKAGHSSRNVSVICTHAVAQYWLFPRLLRFNEQHPELTVNIHASNEISESDIAHYDFGILYGHGHWSSLKADKLFDETIYPIASVKRALPAIDSLQALQTLPLIQLDASAWNCLDWQDWFSHQGLRYRAPADAVTFNQVNLVFEAVLQGMGVGLGWEFMARERIDQGSIRQVSAFVVHTGQADYLVHDKQAPCSPAAQVFADWLLALN
- a CDS encoding cytochrome c-type biogenesis protein, with amino-acid sequence MKRWLAAAVLGLSLAGVTQAAIDTYQFADDAERERYHDLTKELRCPKCQNQDIADSNAPIAADLRREIFRMLGEGKSNQQIIDFMVDRYGDFVRYKPELTARTWLLWFGPGVLLVGGFGLLALIVRKRRAQSAGGPVDLSPEERERLAKLLDKEQTHD
- a CDS encoding alpha/beta hydrolase yields the protein MSEKPSIVLVHGFWGGAAHWSKVILELSRLGYRDLHAVEMPLTSLADDAERTRKMVASIPGKVLLVGHSYGGAVITQMGNLPNVTGLVYIAAFAPDDGESPGSITGQNPPEAAANLQPDADGYLWIKPDKLHESFCQDLNKDEGLVMSVTQKAPLASTFGDTINNPAWKHKPTWYQLSTHDRMIAPANQEMMSKRMNPKEVLRLDASHASLASRAAEVAALIDRAALSPA
- the ccmI gene encoding c-type cytochrome biogenesis protein CcmI, coding for MTDFWLAAGLLLLVALSFLLIPVLRGRRAQLEEDCTALNVALYQERVAELTAQQAAGVLDQAQLAKGRDEAARELLADTENAEPQRLGRLGKPLPLLAAVLVPLMGLGLYLHFGASEQVELTQQFAKAPQSMEEMTTRLERAVEAQPDSAEGLYFLGRAYMAQERPADAAKVFERAAGLADRQPELLGQWAQALYFANDKQWTAQLQSLTDEALKADPNEVTSLGLLGIAAFESEHYQQAIDYWNRLLVQLPEGDASRAALQGGIERAQEKLKAGEGKVASAPAVAATGARLKVRVELAPALKDKVKPDDTVFIFARASSGPPMPLAAKRVTVAQLPIEVELSDSDAMMPSMKLSSFPEVQLVARVSRAGKPTQGEWIGHSSPLASSTTAAQHLTIDSPDQ
- a CDS encoding 2-hydroxyacid dehydrogenase, which translates into the protein MSKTVLVLVETVDDYLPLLEQAGYRLIRAQTPQRRAEAIAHHANEIDAVLTRGPLGLTADEIATLPNLKIICVIGAGYEQVDLAAAAVRGITVTNGAGANANAVADHAMALLLAVVRDIPRADASTRRGEWNRVISPSVSGKRLGILGLGAVGLAIAKRAAQGFDMQVNYHNRNPRQDVPYHYCESPLALAQASDFLIVATPGGATTRQLIDTPVLEALGAEGFLVNIARASVVSTADMVQALRTGVIAGAALDVFDDEPAVPEALKALGNVVLTPHVAGQSPDAAHDTVQLVLKNLQAFFAGEPVLTPVTA
- a CDS encoding Lrp/AsnC family transcriptional regulator, giving the protein MTDDIDQLLIKALMEDSRRSLKALAQLSGLSAPSVSERLRRLEERGVLKGYTVEIDPRCFGYQLQAIVRVRPLPGQLQEVERQIMAIPEFTECDKVTGDDCFIARLHVRSMEQLDTVLDKLNSHAETNTAIVKKTPVKRRLPPMG
- a CDS encoding GFA family protein, giving the protein MSLIKHGSCLCGAVKFSVSLEKASVDACHCSMCRKWGSGPLFSVICSEPVTFTAGTPVFYDSSEWAQRCFCGKCGTHLLYRLKSGKFESVSVGVLEGDTDWVFDLQVYIDEKPVYYCFANDTKTMTRAEVEALFN